Sequence from the Lepidochelys kempii isolate rLepKem1 chromosome 7, rLepKem1.hap2, whole genome shotgun sequence genome:
taaacaaacttgtttgtttcagcaattggctgaacaagaaggaggactgagtggacttgcaggctctaaagttttacattgttttatttttgaatgcagtttttttgtacgtaattctacatttgtaagctcaactttcacgataaagacattgcacttcagtacttggattaggtgaattgaaaaatactacaatatttattttgtttttttacagtgcaaatactcgtaatcaaaaatataaagtgagcattatgcactttgtattctgtgtgttaacggaaatcaatatatttgaaaatgtagaaaacatccaaaatatttaaataaatggtattctattatttgaCATCGCGCGActaatagtgattaatttttttaattgcttgacagccctagtttttaagTGAGCCGCAGGGCATGATGGGACAGGGCATTCTGGGAGATTCTATCAGCTCTGGGTAGAGATCTCTCTTGGGAAAGTTAAAGGGTATCAGTTCAAATTCCAAGGCACCTGGGACACAAGAGGCAGCATGTGAGGAGGGGATCCTTCTAACCAGGTTCCTAACTTCCAGCCTCCAGCTCACACCACTAGTCCTTATTACCTCAGGTCAGGTAAGAAAATCACTCACCCCAGAGGACCCTGTGTTTCCTGACGTCCTCTGGCAGGTTATGGCTGGCATAGACATCGCTGAAATACATCTCCCCGCCAGCCTGGAAAAGACCAATGCTTAGCCACGGCAAGAGCTAAAAATGACACCAGCCCCTGATAGGGACAGCATTCACCAGAGACCACAGACAGGACAGCTCGGCTGGGGCCACCCTTGCTGGCAACGTGATTGCTTATTCCAGAGCGATTGTGTCTGCCCCAGCATTCCTGGCCAGCGCACCCAGACAGCCCAATGAGTCAAGGTCTCCAAGATAATCAATTAAGAGCAACCacccctctgctccaccacctTTGGCTCTACCCAGATTAAATTCCACCATCACCCTCATTTTGTTTCATAAGCTGAGTGTGAACATGGTGCTCAGGGGCGGAGAGGCTGAGATCACAGGCACGTTGCAGACAGGTGCTGGGCAAGATTCCCTGACAGCTCTGCCAATACAGCCcaatcctgccctgcagcaccccctgctggcccagTCCTCAGGCACCCCCTTAACCTGTCCATCTGGGACTCATGGGCAAAGACTTCCAATTGTGATCTACTATTTGACGGTGGAGAGGATGTGGACAAAAGGAGAGCAAGGGAGCAAAGCAATCACTACACTGTGCCAGACCAATGgacatctagaccagtatcccaTCTCTGGCAGTGGCCGGTAccactgcttcagaggaaggtggaaaaatgGACAGTTACAGAACAACCTGCCTAGAACGGAAGTCTCTCATAACCTGCTCATCTGTTAGCTGCTGACTTCTCCTTTCATCATTCATATAAACATCTAACCAATTCTTGGACTCTGCTAAgctcttgacttcagtgatatcttgtggcaatgagtcctGCAAGTTAACTGATCATTATGCTAAAAAATATTCCAATCTTTAATGCGTTGTTTTTCTGTGTCATTGGTCGCCCTCCTGGTTTATAACAATGGGAGAACAGATGCCCATTGTTAGTTTGAGTACCTCTATTGCCTCCTCTGTTGTcatacagggtgaaatcctgcccgcttgaaaataaaggcaaaactcccactgacgtcaacgAAGCCAGGATCTTCCTCTCCCATGAGCCCCAGAgctcatctctcctcatatggaagtctcTCTGGGCCTGTGTTCCATTTTGCTGCCTGTCTGTGGACCCCTCTTGCCCCAAAAGGCAGGATGGGATGCAGTGTTGCTCCCCAAACCCCCTggtgctctctctcacacacacactcagagcgTATGCCCCACTGTTGTGTTACCTTTAGCACTCGATAGGCCTCCTGCAGAACTGCTCTCTTATCAGGCGAGAGGTTAATCACGCAGTTTGAGCTGGACAGGAGATAAAAGCTCAGTGAGGCACCAGAAGGAGGAAAGCATTGTGGGTTTTAATCAAATGTTTAGGCCTGACCTTGCAGCTGAGAAACACGGCAGCTTTTGATCTCTAACACTGGCAGGGAGTAACGGATGTCTGGACACCTTTCACATCCCCCAAAGGAGACTAGAGGGTCCTCAGCCATCCTTCAGCAAGCCTCAAGGAGTGTTTGCAGAGCCGAGGCTGGCTGATAGGATCTAAATTTAGTGATGGAGAAGACTCACTAGTCTACCCTCCACCCACCCCGAACAGGCTAGGGCAGGAGTGTTGCCTGCAGATCAGTGTATTCCCTAGTACATCATACTATCTGTGTTTAAACCCACACCATCACTTCAAACCCTCACTCTCACTATTTGGGGCTGCACTCCTCATTTGAGACCCTGTATTTAAAGGGCCCTTTTCAGGTTAAGAACATCTCCTTAACTGTGGTAATATCAagggtgccatttcagattttggtgggTGAGgggcaactttaactgtgattgcaagggctacttaggcacctgaaaacctctagggttgttgtttttttttttgcagataagaATTTAGAAATTAGCTGAGAGGAGcgctgtatctaattcctatattaaaaaaaagaggatttaataaatattagacccactcaacTCTAATAACATGTTCTCACATCTTGTGTCAAGTTATTTAAGGAACAcgggttaggtttaaaattgtaatgtatattctttgttactaactcttgaatacaagAACTGAAACGACTGTAGAAAAATCTGGATGactttctatcacttttttgcagttcatcaagctaggaatagatcatttaactttggaaacatcctactagggcaaggccccgtgagtttatactgcacctgcctgcctggggctctggaaGTGTTaccggggtgaaagtaacttaaaggacttactggtatgcAGGGCGGCCAGGGTCCTGGACAAGGTGGGCCTTTTGGGCCTCCAGAAGGGGCatggcctcgggcagaaggggcgtgGCTAGGGCCAGacttccccagccagcccttcagtgctgcccggcctgcgctgcctggggctccggcagcaatttaaagggcccgggacaCCGGTTGCTACCAcaccagcagctggagctccaggcccttttaaatcactgctggagccctggagtagcggaggtggccaggagccccgggcccttttaaattgccaggctctggggcagctgccccttccctccctcctcatcAGCGGCCCTGTCAGTACAgcgctctctcccagtgctctgccgcgactacacaagccacgtcaAAGCGCTGCCGCTGTAGACTCAGCCCTaagttctgcagaggagaggtgCCCAAGGCAGGGAATCAGTATTTTGTttaaaacagaggcagggtgattaagataagaaagggctagtgattaaattaaggatctggaagtTTAGCCTGAAAAAGAGGGTGGCAGGGTTGTTCTAGagagaacacggtggggggggggggtctcacaaAAAATACAGCAAAGCACTGAGCCTAGATAACATTCAGAAAAGGGGGAGATTTGGGGGCGTAGCTGAAAAGAAGGGGTCAAACCCAGAGCAGGGCTAGCAATGTatagagaagttcccactctCCCTATAGTACTTATGTGGCCCAATCACCATAGTATCCGAGGCTGTGCCTCACAATgtctaacctatttctcctcccagcccctcgGTGAGGTAGagcaatgctattatccccattttacaaaaggggcactgaggcacacacagactaaaggccaaattttcaaaggtatttagacacctagtgagatttttcaaatgcaCGTAGGTCGTTAGATGCTTTGTAAACCCCATTAGATGCCTAACTTCacctttgggtgcctaaaaacctttgaaattcTGACcttagagcactggcctggggtCAGAGAGGAAGCCCATGGGGGTtgtagaacccaggtctttcagCTCCCTATCCAGCagaccagcctctctctctggtACATGCTGCAAAAACAGAGAGGACTCAAATAGATGGGAGCAGAACCAAGGtggccagttctctgagactccagcaaatGGTCCCAGGATGGATGCTATGGttgacagcatgaaaagcagcacagagattAGGAAGGATGGAGAATGAGAGTCAGATGAGAAGAGACCATTTAACTCCCCATGGGTGGCAGGTTTTGCCTCATGCTGGGCTGTAAAGCAATGGCTACTGggcaattttacattttaactgagaACCATTTTGTTcagtcattttttgttctgagtttgatAAAAGGAAGGAACGAGAAAGTGCTGTAGGAGTATCCGATGTGTTTATgcctcaaattcttagggtttcagctgtattcaggccaattccagaacaaagaacagaaactgcatccacagagtccataaagttgatgattattgtcatgatttgcattaagaacataagaacggccatactgggtcagaccaaaggtccatcaagcccagcatcctgtccccCGACAGAGGCCAACAGCAGGcaccccaaagggaatgaacagacaggccatcatcaagtgatccatgccctgtcacccaatcccagcttctggcaaacagaggctagggacaccattccttcccattctggctaatagccattgatggacctatcttccatgaatctacctagctcccttttgaaccccattatagtattggccttcacaacaccctctggcaaggagttccagaggttcacagtgcgttgcgtgaaaaaatactttcttgtgtttgttttaaacctgctacctattaatttcatttggtggccccttgttcttgtattatgagaaggagtaaataacacttccttatttactctctctataccactcatgattttatagacctctatcatacccccccttagtcacctcttttccaagtcCCAgttttactaatctctcctcaaacagaagcccttccatacccctaatcatttttgttatccttttctgaaccttttccaattccaatatattggTTTTGAGATAGGGCGACCACATATgtaggcagtattcaagatgtgggtgtatcatggatttatatagaggcaatatgatattttctgtcttatcatctgtccctttcttgatgatccccaacattctgttcgctgggcaccatctgtgtgctcagcactgttcagaatatgccagaaaatcCAGTCCCTGAGCCAATGCATAGAAGATGTGTAACTCTgatatttaagtatgaagtgtatagttattGACCACAGTATGATGTTTATATCTATGAGCGGAGGCACTGAAGGCAATAGACGTTTTAGTTGATTAAGGACGAGAAGATTTGACTCTCCAACTTTCTTTCTAaaggaagagctgcccagagctccagtgccagtttattttcctttcctgcctgcagtggccccgatatacctcagaagtctacgtttttctcaactttaaaataCAGAACTTTCTTGGTGTTTGgttcaaaatattttcctgtgAAAATTGTAACTCAATCGCTGTAGTGTTGTATTTAAGAGCCTTCCGGAAAGTAactagcctttaaacagaagtaaaagcagtgttgtcaactctcatGATTTCATCATGAATCTCATGATAAtggttttccttaaagccccagctcctggagtcaagtggatatgtgatgatttcagcctttaTTCTTAAAGAAACATTAAGTTTCCAGTcctcgtggctgtggagaaagcttcaaaatgtgaccccagtgcaccctaaaggcccagaaagcagaaggcaaataaaaagaaccccaaatctgttatttttacataatctcatgattcttGGTGAGCCTGGCTcaggatttttgaacatttgggactAGCAATACTGTGAGAGTGACCtgaaagtgtcagtttcactcctgtttaagATTAGTTTCCAGTCTAGCATTTGTAGTGAGGTAACACCCAtgggtgaaagtaagccggtacgatGCACAGGTAAGAAAGTAGCGGCTGGTACACAGCTGATGTTAAAacactgccatggcagcactttaatgtggctcgtgtagtcgcggcagagcgctggagagagctctcccagcgctctaaaaataaaaacccacctccatgaggggcgcagctcccagtgctggggcactgtctacactggtgctttacagcactgaaacttgctgcgctccggggggtgttttttcacacccctgagcaagaaagttgcagcactgtaaagcgccagtgtagacaagcccttacatttCACACTAATGCTGTGCTATAGTTAAGAACTCCATCTGGGAGCTTGCACACCTCTTGAATGAAAAATGGGGGAGCCTcccatcctcccctgcccccccaactggAACCCTTGGATAATACCATCACCTGAAATTACTAAAACTGAAGAATCAGACCATTTTTCACCCTTTTGGCCAGCCCTTTATTTACTGCATCCCATGGACAGCTAAATCAGTCTGGCCAATTTAACACGTGCATCTAGTCAGTTTTACTTTCTGATCCTCATGTACTAACCTAATGCTGTAGTGTCCTTGCAGCAAACACTGCAGTGGGCTGTTTAAATGCTAACAAAAAACTGTTTCAATTGAGCATCTTAAAAAGGTAAATCAAATGTAGGGACATTTCTAGTCATCTTACATTCTATTAAACTTTGGGCCAGATGTTAACTTGGCATTTTCCCTTCAACAATTTTAGAGCTAAAACCAATTATTCTGTTGGACAAGGGTCAAGGACATTCGATTAGAGGCATCAATAAATGGAACAAGTCTGATCTGCCTCCTATTCCCAGCCCTATCCTGGGCTCTGAGACGCCACATGGTTTGAAACTATGTTTCACCTTTTAGTTTGACTGGATCCAGCCACCTGTCCTTTCTGTGGGCACTGTTTGTTTGACAACACAAAACTCCAGCCAGGTATCCAGGCCTCAGATTAGTGTTTACGGTGTATTTTTTCAGTGTACAACCCTGAACTGAAACCCAAAGAGTTAAAACCTTGGGCAGGGACATGGTTCACTGATGCGTGGGAAACAAGTACCCAACCCATCGTATAGACCCCTGCAGGAGCTCTGAGAATGGTACTCACATAACTATATCATAACTCTCGTCTTTAAGGCCAgcatctcccagcttttccatgtAGCCATGGATGAAGTCCACGTTAGGCACCTGGTAGCCAAATTTCTTCATGTGATAGTCAACGTACTTCTTTGCCACTTCTACCTGGAAGAGGGAAACAAATAAGCAGGCTGTAAACTACATAaactctttaaaatgtttctaaagTCTCTTCCCCTTCATGTGGCAGAGGGCCCGCATATTCTCATTAGGGCCCTACGCATCTCCCTTTATTTCCCTCCAAACCCCAGCCATTTTGAGTCCTAGATCACGGCTACCAAATCTCCTGGCCAAAGAAGAACAGATGGGATTCCCTACAGAGACTAATAAATGGCAAGACCAAGTCTCGGACTGGCCAGGGATGGGGCGGGTGGGGAGTCTCTCTATTTGATCAACAAAGTGTGGGACTAGCAAAGACTTCTGATCAACATAAAGCCCAGCAAGGGGCTGTGCATGTTGTCTTCACCACAGCACTCTGGGAAGGTAGGGAAGAGGCCAGTACTCATGCCAGTGTCTCATGCCTCATGATGCAGGGTATTATCCctgcatctccctcccccccaccccacacaggatAGCACATGCTGCGTGATGGTCTGGAAGGTGGAAGGAGTGAGACGATAAATGGCAAAATACATTTACCCCATTTCCACACTCAGGTCTCTAATAGGGCTAGGAGAAGCTGAGAGTAGGGAAAGCATGACTCTCAGTGACTATCAGAGGCAGGATCTAAATGACCGAGCAGCTACAAAACAATCACTCAGTGTCTTGCACTACAGGTACTTAAACCTGACCCACACGTGCACTGTATTAAACCTTGTAGCTTGCATGAAGGTAAGATTATTAAAAGCCAATAGCTAAGGTTACTATCTGCATGCAGCTGAACCCCCTACATCGGGCAGTCCCCATATACCAAAGGATCAACTTTGAACTCTAAGCACCATGCAGTTCTGCCTTGGTGGGACGAAGTTATTTTCACTTCCAAAGCTGAGAGCCATGAAGATAAAGACCCGGACTTTGATTAGCACTATTCAATTCGAAAACATACCTGGGCGTCAGTCATGTCTATTCCAGTGACATGCCCTTTCTCCCCAACTAGTTTACTCAGCATATAGCAGTCCCTGCCACTCCCACTGCCCAGATCCAATATCCAACAGGTCTCCAGGCACTCTGGGACCACCAGGCCACAGCCATAGTACCTGAGGGAAGAAACTCTCGAGATCAGTGATTCTTGAACCACGGAATCTCACCACACCTCAGTGGTGTGCAAGGGAAGGCTTTTTAGATGGGGTGGATGAAAATGTGTCATGAAGAGCAAACCATCAGGAACAGCCAACCCACATATGCAGATATGGATTAATTAAGCCTCACtgcttatctccattttatattGGGCAAACTGAGACACTGAGATGTGTGATCTGCCCAAAGGCTCTCAGCGAACAAAGAAAACGACAGGCCAAGGAAAGCATTTTCTGGTCGAACATCCTGTAGCCTGACCTTGGAGGTTAGAGCAAAGGTTTTTACCAGAACATCTAATGGATTTCTGATAGGGGATATATGACCTGTAAGGAGAGTGACATTTTTATGTCTATTAGCTTATCTTTTCATCTCCAGATTTGAATAGACAGGGTTTATGGGGAGCTTTTtaactttaatgttctttgtgTTAATTTTTCCTAACATTTGCTGCTCATTGTAACTTTAAATTAATGACTTTGTGTCTAGAAATGGTTACTAAGGTTGATTGGAATTCATTGATTCATTTTAAAGCTCTAAACTACATTAATTTGTTTCTCTCTCACTAATTTGTTCTCTGCATTAATTTGTTCCTCTCTGCCTCTGCTTTTGGTAGGAATTTCTCCTTTGAGCTGGCAACCTCCAGGCCCCAAGGACTGTGGAGGTGGTAGGCTGCCTCCAACCAGGAAGTTATGAGAGACATACAAAGATAAACTGGCTACTTTCTTCCCCACTGTATTCTCTGGATAGAGTGACACCACTGGGCCAAAGACTGTTTCAGTGAAGCACATTGAGTGAGTGAAGCTCTATTAAAGAGTCAATTGTCAATTCTTTACCTTGACACTACATCATCATGGACAGACTTCAGAGCCTCCTTTATGAACATGGGCAAAGACCTAGCCAAGGTGACGCAGGCATTGGTTTGCAGATCCTCTGATTTCTGCAACTTTTTACCATAATAATCCTGAGATGGGAACACAAAAAGTCCATATATCTCCATAGCACACCAGAGCCTACAGATTCTAGTTaccaccctgcccccaccccagggttaCTCTTGCTCCTCTTTGCAGGGAGGatggtcatgcaagacagtatcaaaagccttactaaagtcaagatataccacatctactgcttcctccctatctacgaggcttgttaccttgtcaaagaaagctgttaggttggttcgacatgatttgttcttgacaaatccaagcTGACTGTTACTTCTCCCTTTATTTTCTACCTGTTTACAAACTGATTACctgattatttgttccattatctttctgagtACTGAAGCgaagctgactgatctgtaattttCCAGGTTGTCCTCATTCCCttcatccttttttttaaaaatagatgggtactatatttgccctcttccagtcctctggaatctctcctgtcttccctgAGTTGTCGAAGACAGTCACTAACAGCCAgttagctccttgagtattccaggatgtatttcatcagggaGGGAGCACTTAATTGCTGCTATAACCAGGGCTCAGGTCATGGGCTGGAGGCATAGGCTGGAGGCATAAGAGGCTTGCGGAGGCTGAGTGCCCCCAAACAGGGCAAGAAATGCTGTATGCAGCGCACCTCCCTTTGGAGGTGTGCTGGCCCCGCTGCCTTTGAAGTGCCACCACTGGAAGTTCCCAAGAAGTGGGGGAGCCACCGGCACCCGGACTATGGCCCTGCCGCACTCTGCCCAGGCTCGGCCTCCTCCCCCCgatgccccaccctcactcagcctcttcccccccgAAGCCTCCCCCCACCTGCTACTTGTGCCTCGCCGGGGAAGAGGGTGGACAGGCCCGAGCAGCAGGCCAGGTGGGCCTTGGTGAAGGAGAGGAGCAAACGGTTgtaggaagaggtggagtggggtgtggcctggggggggggggagaagaggccaAGCGGGAGCAGAGCAAAAGGCGGGGCCACGGTCCAAGCACTCACTCCCATTTCTAGGGAGCTTCCTGCATTTGCGCCCAGCCTCCCCAAAGGCAAGAGTAACGCGCGGCCTCTGGCTCAGGAGTAACGTATGGAGGAGAGAAGGGCAGCTGGAGTCGATGGGGCAAGCTCCAGTGCAGGATAGGCCCTAGCAGTGCCCTCTCCTCCACCCGAGCTCTTACCTGTACCTCTCTGTAAATCTGCTCTGCAGATGGGGCAGCCACTGCAATGAGAACCACCAGAAGCCTGGGTCAGGCAACCTGATGCAACAGTGATAGGCGCCAGCGTCGAGCCCACATAGAGAGTGGCACCAAGCACCCCTCACCGCGCAGGGCAATGCAGCGCTGGGGGGGGTCCCCCACAACACCTCCTGGGGGGGCAAACCCCTATCCCCAGAGAGACGCGCaagacaacccctcccccaccccgaaaccctccctccccaccctgccctgctgggacCCCCTCCCACCAGAGAGCCTATCCCTAGAGAGACCCGCAAGacaacccttcccccaccccgaaaccctccctccccaccctgccctgccgggaccccctcccaccagagagcctaccctccctccccaccccaccctaccctgCTGGGACCCCCTCCCACCGAAGCctactcctcccccacccagagacccttctccccaccccaccctgctgggACCCCCTCCCAccagagcctccccctcccccaccaggagACCCACGCTCCCTACTGGGACCCGCTCCCACCAGAGAgcctaccctccctccccaccccaccccaccggaACCCCCTCTGACCAGAAAgcctacccctccctccctccccaccctaccCTACCGGGACCCACTCCCACCAGAGAgcctaccctccctccccaccccaccctaccctgCTGGGACCCCCTCCCACCAAAGCctactcctcccccacccagagacccttcccccccaccccaccctgctgggACCCCTTCCCAccagagcctccccctcccccaccaggagcctactctccctccccaccccaccccactccagccTGCTGGGACCCCCTCTGACCAGAAAGcctacccctcctcccctccccaccgggACCCCCTCCCAccagagcctccccctcccctacCAGGAGACCCACACTCCCTACTGGGACCCCCTCCCACCAGAAAGCCTACCCTCCCCGCCCTGCTGGGACCCCCTCCCACCAGAAAGcctacccctcccctccccaccccaccgggACACCCCCCCCACCAGAAAGCctacccctccttccccaccccaccctaccctgctgggacccccccccaccagaaagcctccccctccccgccctgctgGGACCCCCTCCCTCCAAGCCTCCCCGTCCCCCACCCAGAGACCGACCCGACCCCCCCGCGGGCGAAATGCCCCCAGGCGACCCGCAGAGGCCCCGGCCCCGGAGCGCGGCGGCGGCGCGTACTGCTCGGCCGGACCGTCGGGCCGCGGACTCTGCCCCGCCACCCTCAGCAGCCTCGCCCCGCGCTCGGGTCAGGGCCGGGCTACGAGGGAGGCGGGACTTCCGCTTCCGAAGG
This genomic interval carries:
- the AS3MT gene encoding arsenite methyltransferase, with the protein product MAAPSAEQIYREVQDYYGKKLQKSEDLQTNACVTLARSLPMFIKEALKSVHDDVVSRYYGCGLVVPECLETCWILDLGSGSGRDCYMLSKLVGEKGHVTGIDMTDAQVEVAKKYVDYHMKKFGYQVPNVDFIHGYMEKLGDAGLKDESYDIVISNCVINLSPDKRAVLQEAYRVLKAGGEMYFSDVYASHNLPEDVRKHRVLWGECLGGALWWKDLYRIAEEVGFCPPRLVTASRITINNKELESIVGDCRFVSATFRLFKVPKKGPAEQCQVIYNGGITGHEKELEFDANFTFKEGDVVEVDAETAAIFRSSRFAEEFLIRLAAGRAPAPGGCCPAKPKEKIVDPFQLVEQLEAKDLAPKATGCCGPKECC